In a single window of the Paenibacillus sp. MMS20-IR301 genome:
- a CDS encoding metallophosphoesterase: MDIQTRVHTIFMLVGATECGKSTFAKEILIPQLKLEEHLSGLRMNVQYLSSDRIRQEILGHDYDKYDQVMLEASSHTFQLLFERLKLVTSFPVNAEFVIVDTIGLAEDYRSKVRAIAQENNYNLEVILFDYRKREDYYASERSKKVISNHLNRLRKEVLPVLSREGYSKIHKVRAKDFLLGDDALPNPDYRVIIQDWDAYAATVLPQNQEYIVVGDVHECAGELQGLLRSYGYKIEDGRLSAADKLSNTKIILVGDWIDKGKQTREIIEFLYENREHFLFVLGNHENFVYKHLKGEIQGTEPELLRTYFDSVQVLQEDQELSGKFALLVERSKPFYRYIGVQGPSFYVTHAPCCNKYIGKLDTNSLRHQRNFRLDRESAYEQQLDFLKQEAVSNHPYHLFGHIAAKQTFQIKNKLHLDTGAVQGNMLTSVRMSFKPFYKSYKSQITALTEELPVLFREEQMVSLQELDYESMRRLQYSSRNKVNFISGTMSPADKDVPAGELESLRKGLDYFAERRVSEVVLQPKYMGSRCSIYLYRELEQCYAVSRNGYKVKAVDLTPVYEALLHKFGTYMAEQGIAVLLLDGELLPWKALGDGLIERQFRPIGKALETELDFLRQHGFEESLGKLFQDFAESGFEQDQHHLTKEALNKNYGAHVYQTYKHVREIRDSYVDLDQRDEAYHIYKQQLELYAGDGELAYKPFAILKEVLENGGERIPEGITSEQYRFLNDDEILVLDLNEPDAYIRAEAYFAAITVEKGMEGIVIKPEQEQQGVVPYLKVRNPGYLSIIYGYDYKFPHKYAKLLKQKNIAPKLRTSLAEHRLGRQMLEIRLDEISAENEAYKQIAANLLFEVTKEKEIDPRL, encoded by the coding sequence ATGGATATTCAAACCCGTGTACACACGATATTCATGCTGGTGGGAGCCACGGAATGCGGGAAGTCGACTTTTGCCAAGGAGATTCTGATTCCTCAGCTGAAGCTGGAAGAACACTTAAGCGGACTGCGTATGAACGTACAGTACCTGTCCTCGGACCGTATCCGGCAGGAGATCTTGGGCCATGACTACGATAAATATGATCAGGTGATGCTGGAGGCGAGCTCGCATACCTTCCAGCTCCTGTTCGAGCGGCTGAAGCTGGTGACCTCCTTCCCGGTCAATGCGGAGTTTGTAATTGTGGATACGATTGGGCTGGCAGAGGATTACCGCAGTAAGGTCCGTGCGATTGCCCAGGAGAATAACTACAACCTCGAGGTGATCCTGTTTGATTACCGCAAACGTGAGGATTATTATGCCTCGGAGCGCTCGAAGAAGGTAATCTCGAATCACTTGAACCGGCTGCGAAAAGAAGTTCTGCCCGTCCTGTCCCGCGAAGGCTACAGCAAAATTCATAAAGTGCGCGCGAAAGACTTCCTGCTCGGAGATGATGCTCTGCCTAACCCTGACTACCGGGTAATCATCCAGGATTGGGATGCTTATGCAGCAACGGTACTTCCGCAGAATCAGGAATACATTGTAGTTGGGGATGTCCACGAGTGTGCAGGAGAGCTTCAGGGATTGTTGCGCAGCTACGGCTACAAAATTGAAGATGGCCGGTTAAGTGCCGCCGACAAGCTCAGTAACACCAAGATCATTCTTGTGGGAGACTGGATTGATAAGGGCAAGCAGACCCGGGAGATCATAGAATTCCTGTATGAGAACCGTGAACATTTCCTGTTCGTACTCGGTAACCATGAGAACTTTGTATATAAGCACCTGAAGGGTGAGATTCAAGGGACGGAGCCGGAGCTGCTTAGAACATATTTCGATTCGGTCCAGGTGTTACAAGAGGACCAGGAGCTGTCCGGTAAATTTGCGCTGCTGGTGGAGCGTTCCAAGCCCTTTTACCGCTATATTGGCGTGCAGGGTCCGTCCTTCTATGTAACGCATGCGCCATGCTGCAATAAGTATATCGGGAAGCTGGATACGAACTCGCTGCGTCATCAGCGCAATTTCCGGCTGGACCGGGAATCGGCGTATGAGCAGCAGCTGGATTTCCTGAAGCAGGAGGCAGTGAGCAATCATCCCTATCATCTCTTCGGGCATATTGCCGCGAAGCAGACGTTCCAGATCAAGAATAAGCTTCATCTCGACACGGGAGCCGTGCAGGGGAATATGCTGACTTCCGTCCGCATGTCATTTAAGCCGTTCTATAAAAGCTATAAGTCGCAGATCACCGCGCTGACGGAGGAATTGCCGGTTCTGTTCCGGGAAGAGCAGATGGTATCCCTCCAGGAGCTGGATTATGAGTCCATGCGCAGACTGCAGTATTCCTCGCGGAACAAGGTCAACTTCATCTCCGGGACGATGTCGCCTGCGGACAAAGATGTGCCTGCAGGAGAGCTGGAGTCGCTGCGTAAGGGCCTGGATTATTTTGCCGAGCGCCGTGTGTCAGAAGTCGTGCTGCAGCCCAAATATATGGGTTCGCGCTGCAGTATATATCTCTACCGGGAGCTTGAGCAGTGCTATGCAGTCAGCCGTAACGGCTACAAGGTCAAAGCTGTAGATCTGACGCCTGTCTATGAAGCTCTGCTGCATAAATTCGGAACGTATATGGCGGAGCAGGGTATTGCTGTGCTTCTGCTGGACGGGGAGCTGCTGCCCTGGAAGGCGCTTGGCGACGGGCTGATTGAACGCCAGTTCCGCCCGATCGGCAAGGCGCTGGAGACCGAGCTGGATTTCCTGAGACAACACGGGTTTGAAGAGTCGCTGGGCAAGCTCTTTCAGGATTTTGCGGAGAGCGGGTTTGAGCAGGACCAGCATCACCTGACCAAAGAAGCGCTTAACAAAAACTACGGGGCGCATGTATATCAGACCTATAAGCATGTGCGGGAGATTCGGGACTCATATGTAGACCTTGATCAGCGTGATGAGGCTTACCATATATACAAGCAGCAGCTGGAGCTGTATGCGGGTGATGGGGAGCTTGCGTATAAACCTTTTGCCATATTGAAGGAAGTGCTGGAGAACGGCGGGGAGCGGATCCCTGAGGGCATTACCTCGGAGCAATACCGTTTCCTGAATGACGACGAGATTCTGGTGCTCGACTTGAATGAACCGGATGCCTACATCAGGGCAGAAGCGTATTTTGCCGCAATAACGGTGGAAAAAGGTATGGAAGGGATTGTGATCAAACCGGAGCAGGAGCAGCAAGGTGTGGTTCCGTACCTGAAGGTCCGCAATCCCGGCTACCTGTCGATCATCTACGGGTATGACTACAAGTTCCCGCATAAATATGCCAAGCTGCTGAAGCAGAAGAATATTGCTCCCAAGCTGCGCACGTCCTTGGCTGAGCACCGGCTGGGCCGGCAGATGCTGGAGATCAGGCTGGATGAGATTTCGGCTGAGAACGAGGCTTATAAGCAGATCGCCGCGAACCTGCTATTTGAGGTGACGAAGGAGAAGGAGATAGATCCGCGGTTGTAA
- a CDS encoding class I SAM-dependent methyltransferase, which translates to MAIVQLKSTNPNFSFLIKKNPQSGMQLRPVRQGMAYGWYSDDAAYNIFFKDAENEISYKQSSSESFEYLNVSRYNTPLFPLNAVNEFFSTPFKAQDERDIEGYEHTFYINMVQVERLHYMEFFNKHLKEYTFSLQHQAHKSYSLTITTQKSLYHLLHMAGVLSLFLSIFGDEYIDISDKVLDKYIRSLNVIDAPFYIRSLFARNFLTSRDRFKRYKAAIEQTEQYSIGLKYGGTAMQRRTFISSRLPFNKAILDIGCGEGFYAIPFAAKIESAYYAIDIAEESLEAVNRKAKAKEIDNIVTYGLLDHFLESYNGEQVDVILTEVVEHMSEAEAAELVRQIIGQVNFEQLIVTTPNADFNRYYELEEFRHEDHKWEMGHEAFREWFADTVQGLAVEVEYSLIGDRVDEIRTTQSAIVRRKEE; encoded by the coding sequence ATGGCTATTGTACAACTGAAATCGACCAATCCGAACTTCAGCTTTTTAATCAAAAAAAACCCGCAGAGCGGCATGCAGCTGCGCCCGGTCCGTCAGGGAATGGCTTACGGCTGGTACTCGGACGATGCGGCGTATAATATTTTTTTCAAGGATGCAGAGAATGAAATCTCCTACAAGCAGAGCAGCAGCGAGAGCTTCGAGTATCTCAATGTATCCCGGTATAACACGCCGCTGTTTCCGCTGAATGCGGTCAATGAGTTCTTCTCTACCCCTTTCAAGGCACAGGATGAGCGGGATATCGAGGGATATGAGCATACCTTCTATATCAACATGGTTCAGGTGGAACGGCTGCATTATATGGAGTTTTTCAATAAACATCTGAAGGAGTATACCTTCTCCCTGCAGCACCAGGCGCATAAGAGCTACTCCCTGACCATTACCACGCAGAAAAGCTTGTATCACCTCCTGCATATGGCGGGCGTGCTGTCCCTGTTCTTATCTATATTCGGTGATGAATATATCGATATCTCGGATAAGGTGCTGGATAAATATATCCGCAGCCTGAACGTCATCGATGCCCCGTTCTATATCCGGAGTCTGTTTGCCCGTAATTTCCTGACCTCCAGAGACCGGTTCAAGCGGTATAAAGCAGCTATTGAACAGACGGAGCAGTACTCGATCGGGCTGAAGTATGGCGGGACGGCGATGCAGCGGCGTACCTTCATTTCAAGCAGGCTGCCGTTCAACAAAGCGATTCTGGATATTGGCTGCGGGGAGGGTTTCTATGCCATACCGTTTGCCGCCAAGATTGAAAGTGCCTATTATGCCATCGATATCGCCGAGGAATCGCTTGAAGCTGTCAACCGGAAAGCCAAGGCGAAGGAGATCGATAATATTGTCACCTACGGCTTACTGGATCATTTCCTGGAGTCGTATAACGGCGAGCAGGTCGATGTGATTCTAACGGAGGTTGTGGAGCATATGAGCGAGGCTGAAGCGGCTGAACTTGTGCGGCAAATCATTGGCCAGGTGAATTTTGAGCAGCTGATTGTGACGACACCGAATGCCGATTTCAACCGCTATTACGAGCTGGAGGAGTTCCGGCATGAGGATCACAAGTGGGAAATGGGCCATGAGGCATTCCGTGAGTGGTTTGCGGATACGGTTCAAGGCCTAGCGGTTGAGGTAGAGTATTCGCTGATCGGTGACCGGGTTGACGAGATCCGGACGACGCAGAGTGCGATTGTGCGCAGAAAGGAGGAATAG
- a CDS encoding WYL domain-containing protein yields the protein MNPFEKIFNFQIISRLDEAGSLALTAQERSWLKRMLLHPAAGEAFTPGTLGTLNSLLEAEAATEIQDIIIEKAANRERQVYHPHLRTLRRMIMQDQAILITHQIKHGGEKADQNGFPHKLEYNMYKREWYLQWYCLRQRSLMSTKLRNIISIEEGNLPDHRVQDVKARISRLLEGLKEHAWIQVMPVYNRELSRILTAFSCFDKSVTFDEASGIYRIKVTYMRDDSEFLLSRIRFLGLRVKIVEGGQLKRRMRQTAEMALERYGES from the coding sequence ATGAATCCCTTTGAGAAAATTTTTAACTTCCAGATCATTTCACGCCTCGATGAAGCCGGTTCCCTGGCACTGACTGCTCAGGAGCGTTCCTGGCTGAAGAGGATGCTGCTGCATCCGGCTGCAGGCGAAGCTTTTACACCCGGTACCTTAGGTACACTGAACTCTCTGCTGGAGGCGGAAGCAGCCACAGAGATACAGGATATTATTATCGAGAAGGCGGCGAACCGGGAGCGGCAGGTCTACCACCCGCACCTGCGCACCCTACGGCGGATGATAATGCAGGATCAGGCCATCCTCATCACGCATCAGATCAAGCACGGCGGAGAGAAGGCAGACCAGAACGGCTTCCCGCATAAGCTGGAGTACAACATGTATAAGCGGGAGTGGTATCTGCAGTGGTACTGCCTCCGGCAGCGCTCACTCATGTCGACCAAGCTCAGGAACATTATCTCTATTGAGGAAGGCAACCTGCCGGACCACCGGGTTCAAGATGTCAAAGCGCGAATCTCACGCCTGCTGGAAGGGCTGAAGGAACACGCCTGGATTCAAGTGATGCCCGTCTATAACCGGGAGCTGTCCCGGATTCTGACCGCCTTCTCCTGCTTCGATAAATCGGTGACCTTCGATGAAGCCTCCGGCATTTACCGCATTAAGGTTACCTACATGAGAGATGACAGCGAGTTCCTGTTATCCAGAATCCGCTTCCTCGGCCTGCGGGTGAAGATCGTGGAGGGCGGACAGCTGAAGCGGCGTATGCGGCAAACGGCTGAGATGGCGCTGGAGCGGTATGGGGAGAGTTGA
- a CDS encoding IS1182 family transposase (programmed frameshift): MLRSNREKQQAYEFVSIEDLVPQDHLLRKVDKYIDFSFIDEKVRPLYCSDNGRPAIDPVVLFKMLFIGYFYGVRSERQLEREVQTNLAYRWFLGLGLTDKVPDHSTLSWNRRTRFKDTNIFQDIFDEIVLQAISHRMVGGRVLVSDSTHVKANANKHQYTKQQVLQNTKDYVDELNAAVEADRENHGKKPLKPREEVNEEKEIKVSKTDPDSGYMIRDGKPEGFFYLDHRTVDMKYNLITDVHVTPGNVHDSVPYLSRLDRQQERFGFQVEAIALDSGYLTTPICRGLQSRKIFAVIAHRRFHSKQGLFPKWKFSFNAEQEMYVCPAGQELKYRTTDRKGYQQYASDPEQCKSCPFLNQCTQSKNHRKVVTRHVWEDSKDWVRDNRLSKSGKQLYRKRKETIERSFADAKELHGFRYCRLRGLPNVREQALMTAAVQNMKKMAIHLDRREKRG; this comes from the exons ATGCTTCGCTCCAATCGAGAAAAACAACAAGCTTATGAATTTGTTTCTATTGAAGATTTGGTTCCTCAAGACCACTTGCTTCGCAAGGTAGATAAATATATTGATTTTTCGTTTATCGATGAGAAGGTTAGACCCTTGTACTGCTCGGATAACGGACGCCCTGCGATTGATCCTGTCGTGTTATTTAAAATGCTTTTCATAGGGTATTTCTACGGCGTTCGTTCCGAACGTCAGCTAGAACGTGAAGTTCAAACGAATTTAGCTTACCGCTGGTTTCTTGGACTCGGATTAACCGACAAGGTTCCAGACCACTCCACCTTGAGTTGGAACCGGCGTACCCGATTTAAAGACACAAACATTTTTCAGGATATTTTCGACGAAATTGTTCTTCAGGCGATTTCGCACCGGATGGTGGGCGGACGAGTTCTTGTCTCGGACTCCACCCACGTCAAGGCCAATGCAAATAAACACCAATACACCAAACAACAGGTGCTGCAAAATACTAAGGATTATGTAGATGAACTCAATGCTGCGGTAGAGGCAGACCGGGAAAACCATGGAAAAAAGCCCT TAAAACCTAGAGAGGAAGTGAACGAAGAAAAAGAAATTAAAGTGAGCAAGACCGATCCTGATAGCGGGTACATGATCCGCGATGGTAAACCGGAAGGCTTTTTTTATCTGGACCACCGGACTGTAGATATGAAATACAATCTCATTACGGATGTCCATGTTACGCCCGGAAATGTCCATGATTCCGTGCCGTATTTGTCGCGTCTAGACCGGCAGCAAGAACGTTTTGGATTTCAAGTGGAAGCCATTGCTCTAGATTCAGGATATTTAACAACACCGATTTGCCGCGGTCTGCAAAGCCGAAAGATTTTTGCCGTTATTGCTCACCGGAGATTCCATTCCAAGCAAGGACTATTCCCAAAATGGAAGTTTTCGTTTAACGCAGAGCAAGAGATGTATGTCTGTCCGGCTGGTCAAGAACTGAAGTACCGCACAACGGACCGCAAAGGATACCAGCAGTATGCATCTGATCCAGAGCAATGCAAAAGTTGCCCGTTTTTAAACCAGTGTACGCAGTCCAAAAACCACCGCAAAGTGGTAACTCGGCATGTCTGGGAGGACAGTAAGGATTGGGTCCGAGACAACCGGCTCAGCAAGTCGGGAAAGCAGTTGTACCGCAAACGAAAAGAAACGATTGAGCGAAGCTTCGCGGATGCTAAAGAGCTCCATGGGTTTCGCTATTGCCGGTTGCGCGGACTGCCAAATGTCAGGGAACAAGCACTGATGACGGCAGCCGTGCAGAACATGAAGAAGATGGCGATCCACCTGGATCGCCGGGAAAAACGGGGATAA
- a CDS encoding nucleotidyltransferase domain-containing protein: protein MNPINKLIREQLEQIEQEEQVTILYACESGSRAWGFPSQDSDYDVRFIYLHKPEWYLSIYDKRDVIERPISNMLDINGWDLRKALRLFRKSNPPLLEWLQSPIQYTEKFSVAEQLRGISPYTFSPKSCMYHYLNMAKGNYRDYLQGEQVKIKKYFYVLRPVLACEWIHRYEAMPPMEFDVLVERLIPQDQELWQVVQQLLARKKSGEELDYEPRLNVINEYLEKQIEALEAAAVAALSLQEDSRDQQLDAVFREALQEVWGMRF from the coding sequence ATGAACCCTATAAATAAGCTCATCCGCGAGCAACTTGAGCAGATTGAACAGGAAGAGCAAGTAACGATCCTGTATGCCTGTGAATCAGGCAGCCGGGCGTGGGGGTTCCCCTCGCAGGACAGCGATTATGATGTAAGATTCATCTATTTGCACAAGCCGGAATGGTATTTGTCCATCTACGATAAACGCGATGTCATAGAGCGGCCTATTAGCAATATGCTGGACATTAACGGCTGGGATTTACGCAAGGCGCTGCGTCTTTTCCGCAAGTCCAATCCGCCGCTGCTGGAATGGCTGCAGTCGCCGATCCAATATACAGAGAAATTCAGCGTGGCGGAGCAGCTCAGGGGGATCTCCCCGTATACCTTTTCGCCGAAATCCTGTATGTACCATTATCTCAATATGGCGAAAGGCAATTACCGCGATTACCTGCAGGGTGAGCAGGTCAAGATCAAGAAATACTTTTACGTGCTGCGCCCGGTGCTGGCCTGTGAATGGATTCACCGTTACGAAGCGATGCCGCCGATGGAGTTCGATGTGCTGGTAGAGCGGCTGATTCCGCAGGACCAAGAGCTGTGGCAGGTAGTGCAGCAATTGTTGGCACGGAAGAAATCCGGTGAGGAGCTGGACTATGAGCCTCGCCTGAATGTCATCAACGAATATTTGGAAAAGCAAATCGAAGCGCTGGAGGCCGCAGCGGTCGCAGCCCTAAGTCTTCAAGAAGACTCAAGAGACCAGCAGCTGGATGCTGTGTTCCGGGAAGCCCTGCAGGAAGTATGGGGAATGCGGTTCTAG
- a CDS encoding WYL domain-containing protein, which produces MARESFDKEIQFLRTLALAGGAYSRQQFAERLGISVHTYDKTLRNLKGMVAALQQELPAEQGSELSEWLRYDYYETADPLLLFLFRAKSLKETESIRLTILLTALQTEELTAKALQDICSEQMPPDSPLPDEKTVRGDLKYLEEVGVILRVNEGRPYRYRAANDLIDQLPDDELLDLYDYVDVIANTQTPSVQGYLLRDTLKKVLRKRGYRPETTETHRYKYNYHSRILDEAHLYTIFGAIQQRRKIQFLYLSPKKGQNYTSKNTNPLFERESAGVSKTVLPLRVVYDHQYGRWYLIGHDSRIGIMKFRMEGLTQIEEGPVVGEEEYDLKLSKLKDQLQNSWVIDTTPAVKVVARFYNPNRAGVNFIRERVEAQGQWGVITEESDTSFLYEITVNGITEIKPWLRSFGSSCEVLAPRHLRQQFIAEWKELHAYYESL; this is translated from the coding sequence ATGGCCCGTGAAAGCTTTGATAAAGAAATCCAGTTTCTGCGCACGCTGGCTCTGGCCGGCGGGGCGTACAGCCGACAACAATTTGCCGAGCGCCTCGGTATTTCTGTCCATACTTATGACAAGACGCTGCGCAATCTGAAGGGCATGGTTGCTGCCTTGCAGCAGGAATTGCCTGCAGAGCAGGGAAGCGAATTATCCGAGTGGCTCCGTTACGACTATTATGAAACCGCAGACCCGCTGCTCTTGTTCCTGTTCCGGGCGAAGTCGCTCAAGGAGACCGAGAGTATCCGGCTTACTATATTATTAACTGCACTCCAGACTGAAGAGCTTACAGCTAAGGCCCTGCAGGACATCTGCAGTGAGCAAATGCCGCCGGACAGCCCGCTGCCCGATGAGAAAACCGTGCGGGGTGATCTGAAATATCTGGAGGAGGTAGGCGTAATTCTCCGGGTCAACGAGGGACGGCCTTACCGCTACAGAGCTGCCAATGACCTGATTGACCAGTTACCGGATGATGAGCTGCTCGATCTGTACGACTATGTGGATGTTATCGCCAACACGCAGACTCCGTCTGTACAGGGGTATCTGCTGCGTGACACCCTGAAGAAGGTTCTGCGCAAGCGGGGCTACCGCCCGGAAACTACCGAGACCCACCGGTACAAATATAATTATCATTCACGTATCCTGGATGAAGCCCATCTCTATACGATATTCGGGGCGATTCAGCAGCGGAGGAAGATCCAATTCCTTTACCTTTCCCCCAAAAAAGGCCAGAATTACACCTCCAAAAACACTAACCCCCTCTTTGAGCGGGAATCGGCGGGTGTCAGCAAGACCGTGCTTCCGCTGCGTGTCGTCTACGATCATCAGTATGGACGCTGGTATTTAATCGGTCATGATTCGCGGATCGGCATTATGAAATTCCGGATGGAAGGCCTCACGCAGATTGAAGAAGGCCCCGTCGTAGGAGAAGAAGAATATGACCTCAAGCTCAGCAAGCTGAAAGATCAGCTTCAGAACAGCTGGGTCATCGACACCACGCCTGCAGTCAAGGTGGTCGCCAGATTCTATAACCCTAACCGGGCAGGTGTTAACTTCATCCGCGAGCGGGTAGAGGCACAGGGACAGTGGGGCGTGATTACTGAGGAGTCGGATACCTCATTCCTGTACGAGATTACAGTGAACGGAATTACGGAAATTAAACCTTGGCTGCGGAGCTTCGGTTCAAGCTGCGAGGTATTAGCCCCGCGTCACCTCCGCCAGCAATTCATTGCCGAATGGAAGGAGCTGCACGCCTACTATGAATCCCTTTGA
- a CDS encoding pectate lyase — protein MKKTVAKVTSIVLLFSLVLALIAGGWGAPVVHAAGLTITGSGGWNEAAYVEWSPVSNATGYNVYVKTANAADTQYEQINNELIRKYASYWRADAVGLAAGSYVMKVEAVLSGGGTASAVSGTLAVTAYDRSGFAFSANSPFGTGSGAYNDNGTLKSGAQVLYITSQTAQTVTLPVKINSSGTLQTGVGLGGILTLRQKGYDTTPLAIRIIGKVTASDLSGQLNSSGYLEVKGKNNYTEMNITIEGIGKDAYAYGWGMLLRYTGNVEVRNLGVMLFPDDGISMDTGNANVWVHNNDIFYGSAGSDADQAKGDGSTDLKKGSTYITISYNHYWDSGKAALVGLSESAEFFVTFHHNWFDHSDSRHPRIRVASVHVYNNFYDGVSKYGVGVTTGASAFVESNVFRNTKDPMLSSLQGTDALGEGTFSGENGGVIKAYNNSISGAASLIYANSGSGTAPANAASFDAYLASSRNESVPGSYKALVGGTAYNNFDTTVDTGVSASAIDSVSTVEGIVKAKSGRLTGGDFTWTFNNSVDDASYALNAALMSAIRSYTSGLVSVGGNSSPAGPTPTPAPTASPSATPVATATPGPTATVTPTATPVPTATPVTGATVHNFTTSGTASSFFTISGNLSTSKGTVAYDGLTLTQCLKIESATSIQFTAAKASTLTLVFNSEGTKIKVDGTSYPITNGIATVSLAAGAHTITKDSTANLYYMELK, from the coding sequence ATGAAAAAAACAGTTGCAAAGGTAACCAGTATTGTTTTGTTGTTCTCGCTTGTCCTGGCTCTAATAGCCGGCGGCTGGGGGGCTCCGGTTGTACATGCTGCAGGTCTTACAATCACCGGCAGCGGGGGCTGGAATGAGGCAGCCTATGTGGAATGGTCCCCGGTCAGTAATGCAACAGGCTATAACGTATATGTTAAAACAGCAAATGCAGCCGATACCCAATACGAGCAGATTAACAACGAACTGATCCGCAAGTATGCTTCTTATTGGAGAGCTGATGCCGTAGGGCTGGCAGCCGGAAGCTATGTTATGAAGGTGGAAGCCGTATTATCCGGAGGAGGAACGGCAAGTGCTGTCTCAGGTACGCTGGCTGTAACGGCTTATGACCGGTCGGGGTTTGCTTTTTCCGCTAATTCACCATTCGGTACGGGCTCAGGCGCTTATAATGATAACGGAACGCTCAAGAGCGGTGCACAGGTGCTATATATCACCTCTCAGACTGCCCAAACGGTAACCCTCCCTGTAAAAATCAACAGCTCGGGGACACTGCAAACGGGAGTTGGTCTTGGCGGGATTCTGACACTGCGGCAAAAAGGTTATGACACTACACCACTGGCCATCCGGATAATCGGAAAGGTTACAGCGTCAGACCTCAGCGGACAGCTGAACAGCAGCGGATACCTTGAAGTCAAAGGCAAAAATAATTATACCGAAATGAATATTACCATCGAGGGGATCGGCAAGGATGCGTATGCCTACGGCTGGGGGATGCTGCTCAGATATACCGGCAATGTGGAAGTGCGGAATCTGGGCGTGATGTTATTCCCTGACGACGGTATTTCAATGGATACTGGCAATGCGAATGTCTGGGTGCATAATAATGATATTTTCTACGGCTCTGCGGGAAGTGATGCGGACCAGGCCAAAGGCGACGGCTCTACTGACCTCAAGAAAGGCTCAACGTATATCACCATCTCTTATAATCACTATTGGGATTCCGGAAAAGCGGCCCTGGTCGGGCTGAGTGAGTCGGCGGAATTTTTCGTGACCTTCCACCATAACTGGTTCGATCATTCGGATTCCCGTCATCCGCGCATCCGTGTAGCTTCTGTTCATGTCTATAATAACTTCTACGACGGAGTTTCAAAATATGGGGTCGGCGTCACCACCGGCGCTTCAGCTTTTGTAGAATCCAATGTATTCAGAAATACTAAAGATCCGATGCTGAGCTCCCTGCAGGGGACCGATGCTCTAGGAGAGGGAACGTTCTCAGGCGAGAACGGAGGTGTGATTAAAGCCTACAACAATAGCATTTCGGGTGCGGCAAGTCTGATCTATGCCAACTCCGGCAGCGGAACAGCTCCGGCTAATGCAGCTTCATTCGATGCCTACCTTGCTTCGTCGAGAAATGAATCCGTTCCGGGATCATACAAGGCTCTAGTTGGCGGAACGGCGTATAACAACTTTGATACTACTGTAGATACTGGGGTGAGCGCCTCAGCTATAGATAGTGTAAGTACGGTTGAGGGGATCGTTAAGGCAAAATCCGGCCGCCTGACCGGCGGAGATTTCACCTGGACATTCAATAATTCGGTGGACGATGCCTCGTACGCGCTGAACGCAGCGCTGATGTCCGCAATCCGCAGCTACACTTCGGGGTTAGTATCTGTAGGGGGCAATTCCAGCCCGGCAGGCCCGACGCCTACTCCGGCGCCAACGGCCTCACCGTCTGCAACACCTGTGGCGACGGCCACGCCCGGACCAACAGCTACAGTAACTCCAACAGCGACTCCAGTGCCGACAGCCACTCCGGTCACTGGGGCCACGGTTCATAATTTCACAACAAGCGGAACGGCCAGCAGCTTCTTTACTATTTCAGGGAATCTCTCCACCAGCAAAGGAACGGTGGCCTATGACGGCTTGACCTTAACCCAATGCCTCAAAATCGAGAGTGCGACCAGCATCCAGTTTACCGCAGCCAAAGCTTCAACTCTAACGCTAGTGTTCAACTCCGAAGGGACCAAAATCAAGGTGGATGGCACCAGCTATCCGATAACGAACGGCATTGCTACGGTCTCTCTTGCAGCAGGTGCACATACGATCACTAAGGATAGTACGGCTAATTTGTATTATATGGAGTTGAAATAA
- a CDS encoding LytTR family DNA-binding domain-containing protein, protein MEVIFEANAGMNRGTAKVVTHPAEQANWGDIEAGIQTAEQRIVVINARNNRELPVVASTIAVIEPEGRMCSVRLISGEMYLLHTRLKFALDVLDSPQFMKINNQTIINTRHIKEFSATDQARIQVMLTNGDAYFVSRHYIKNFRRNYHG, encoded by the coding sequence TTGGAAGTTATATTTGAAGCAAACGCAGGAATGAACCGGGGAACCGCGAAGGTCGTTACGCACCCGGCAGAGCAGGCAAACTGGGGAGATATTGAAGCGGGTATTCAGACGGCAGAGCAGCGGATTGTGGTGATTAACGCCAGGAATAACCGGGAGCTTCCGGTTGTGGCCAGCACCATTGCGGTGATAGAACCGGAAGGCCGGATGTGCAGCGTCCGTCTGATTAGCGGGGAGATGTATCTGCTTCATACGCGGCTGAAGTTCGCCCTGGACGTTCTGGACTCCCCCCAGTTTATGAAGATCAATAACCAGACTATTATCAACACCAGGCACATTAAAGAGTTCTCGGCTACAGATCAGGCACGAATCCAAGTAATGCTGACGAACGGTGATGCTTATTTTGTCAGCCGCCACTATATCAAGAATTTTAGGAGGAATTATCATGGCTAA